The following are from one region of the Paraglaciecola sp. L1A13 genome:
- a CDS encoding diguanylate cyclase encodes MQNPATPNVLKQTLLVIGDVDERLGRFTAHFSGSFLLLISSETEEALQLTLNEPVDLVMICVSSKNIDWLLLCSHLKDHPLTLDIPIILFGHEPSKTTLVSGLEAGALDFIPLPLDFDILDVKIRNHMQLSAKLRTLALISCTDGLTGVPNRMQLDTTFHRFWYAAIRGQHEFSVLMIDIDFFKGFNDTYGHVAGDECLKRVATAIHDCLQRESDAMGRYGGEEFLVLLPFTDKSGAELIGRLILSTIEQLGIENKSSMVNGKVTVSVGVASLKHNEINDENFNHPEFLIEQADKCLYAAKHQGRNRLVS; translated from the coding sequence ATGCAAAACCCCGCTACACCTAACGTATTGAAGCAAACACTGTTAGTGATCGGTGATGTTGATGAGCGGCTGGGTCGTTTTACTGCTCACTTTTCCGGGTCTTTTCTACTGTTAATTAGTTCCGAAACTGAAGAAGCATTACAACTAACCTTAAACGAACCGGTTGATCTAGTTATGATCTGCGTTTCATCAAAGAATATTGACTGGCTTCTATTATGCTCGCATCTTAAAGACCATCCGCTTACCTTAGATATCCCTATTATCCTGTTCGGTCACGAACCTTCTAAAACAACGTTAGTGTCGGGTTTAGAAGCTGGGGCTTTAGATTTTATTCCCCTGCCTTTGGATTTCGATATTCTCGACGTAAAAATTCGTAATCATATGCAGCTTTCTGCCAAGTTACGCACGCTGGCGCTTATATCGTGCACCGATGGTTTAACTGGTGTGCCCAATCGCATGCAGCTTGATACGACATTTCATCGCTTTTGGTATGCGGCTATTCGTGGCCAACATGAGTTCTCGGTCCTGATGATCGATATCGACTTTTTTAAAGGTTTTAACGATACCTATGGTCATGTAGCGGGTGATGAATGTCTCAAGAGAGTGGCGACTGCTATTCATGACTGTCTTCAGCGCGAAAGTGATGCAATGGGGCGTTACGGCGGAGAAGAGTTCTTGGTGCTATTACCGTTTACTGATAAGTCTGGCGCGGAACTTATTGGTCGTCTTATTCTCTCGACAATCGAACAATTGGGTATAGAAAATAAATCTTCAATGGTAAATGGTAAAGTCACTGTGAGCGTCGGCGTAGCTAGCCTCAAGCACAATGAAATCAATGACGAAAACTTTAATCACCCAGAATTTCTTATTGAACAAGCAGATAAATGTTTATATGCAGCCAAGCATCAGGGGCGAAACCGTTTAGTTAGTTAA
- a CDS encoding BON domain-containing protein codes for MSRVIRNFLLLTALSSASLYVQAGNYWKASAQDGWLDGYIEATLLLNGNLDATSIDTDVENGKVTLRGKVETDTDKDLAQELVLGIEGVNGLENMLTVFSPGDNEDSVVQRKLTDGKVATVVKTRLLVAPDIGSTKINVNSNKGVVVLEGQVKSDAEKQLAVEVAKKASDVEQVINNLKVSD; via the coding sequence ATGAGTAGAGTAATTCGTAATTTTTTACTATTAACAGCGCTAAGCAGCGCCAGTCTTTACGTTCAAGCAGGCAATTATTGGAAGGCGAGTGCTCAAGATGGTTGGCTTGATGGATACATCGAAGCAACACTGTTGCTAAATGGCAACTTAGATGCAACCAGTATTGATACCGATGTAGAAAACGGCAAAGTGACACTACGCGGTAAGGTCGAAACTGACACTGATAAGGACCTTGCACAGGAGCTCGTTCTAGGTATAGAGGGAGTCAACGGCTTAGAGAATATGCTGACGGTTTTTTCCCCGGGCGACAATGAAGACAGTGTTGTGCAACGTAAACTTACCGATGGAAAAGTCGCAACGGTGGTCAAAACCCGTCTTTTAGTGGCGCCAGATATCGGCAGTACCAAAATTAATGTGAACAGTAATAAAGGCGTCGTTGTATTGGAAGGTCAAGTTAAGAGTGATGCTGAAAAGCAACTCGCAGTGGAGGTAGCAAAGAAGGCCAGCGATGTTGAGCAAGTAATAAACAATCTAAAAGTCAGTGATTAA
- a CDS encoding DUF1328 domain-containing protein, with protein sequence MLTWALTFFVIGVIAAVFGFGGVIGVAASIAKLIFLLCVVLVIVFCVVAFLQYKATRKKS encoded by the coding sequence ATGTTGACTTGGGCCCTAACATTTTTTGTTATAGGCGTTATTGCAGCCGTATTTGGTTTTGGTGGCGTAATAGGTGTTGCTGCCAGTATTGCCAAACTGATTTTTTTGCTGTGTGTTGTGTTGGTTATCGTATTTTGTGTGGTGGCATTTTTACAATACAAAGCGACACGTAAAAAATCTTGA
- a CDS encoding magnesium transporter, whose translation MAELLPELIEEVVSAPERDEQDIIASLVAAQDTDDVALLLESLPLDQRLKVWEGIPKRRRLDVLVAMRGDPRETLIAATDIDEWEAIFFEVDAEQLLELSDSLPDALVGKALDAMDKQQRKYFTDASQFSDDQIGHWLSQDPLVLPLNAKVRDALRLIRRDIPTHADTIFLVNRAGQFSEAVKLTKVMGLPEHVPLVDLSEEVFDTINATDELTLASLTVQRSGFASLPVVDEQNKVLGRLDISTASELLNEFYERQVMATAGMDEDEDLFSSVPKSAKNRAVWLGINLLTAFLASAFIGMFEATLQQVVALAVLMPIVASMGGIAGSQTLTLMIRGLALGQVTSSNVKALLKKELSVGGLNGVVWALVIGCIASFWFSDLMLGVVICLAILLNIVAAAAAGVIVPVVLNKFDIDPALSGSVILTTVTDIVGFVAFLGLGSLFLL comes from the coding sequence ATGGCAGAACTATTACCTGAGTTGATTGAAGAAGTTGTGTCAGCTCCTGAGCGTGATGAGCAAGATATAATAGCGTCCCTTGTGGCTGCGCAAGATACCGACGATGTGGCATTATTACTTGAATCGTTACCGTTAGATCAGCGCTTAAAAGTATGGGAAGGAATTCCCAAACGCCGCCGATTAGACGTGTTAGTTGCTATGCGGGGAGATCCTCGTGAAACGCTCATCGCTGCAACCGACATAGATGAGTGGGAAGCGATTTTCTTTGAAGTCGATGCGGAGCAATTGCTTGAGTTATCTGACTCGTTACCCGATGCCTTAGTCGGCAAAGCACTCGACGCAATGGACAAGCAACAGCGCAAGTACTTTACTGACGCTAGCCAGTTCAGTGATGACCAAATAGGCCACTGGCTTAGCCAAGATCCGTTAGTGCTGCCATTAAATGCAAAAGTACGTGATGCCTTGCGACTTATTCGCCGTGATATACCCACTCATGCCGACACTATTTTTTTAGTCAATCGGGCAGGTCAGTTTTCTGAAGCTGTAAAATTGACTAAGGTTATGGGATTACCTGAACATGTTCCGCTGGTGGATTTATCGGAAGAGGTATTTGACACTATTAATGCCACTGACGAATTGACGTTGGCATCATTAACGGTGCAGCGTTCTGGGTTCGCGTCATTGCCAGTAGTGGACGAGCAAAATAAAGTCCTAGGTCGTCTGGATATTTCAACTGCGAGCGAATTACTTAACGAATTTTACGAGCGTCAAGTTATGGCAACGGCGGGCATGGATGAAGATGAGGATTTGTTCTCATCGGTGCCTAAGAGTGCCAAAAATCGAGCTGTATGGTTGGGCATAAACCTACTTACCGCATTTTTAGCGTCAGCTTTCATTGGTATGTTTGAAGCAACTCTGCAACAGGTCGTAGCCTTAGCTGTTCTTATGCCGATTGTGGCTAGTATGGGCGGAATTGCTGGCAGTCAGACCTTAACATTGATGATACGAGGTCTTGCCCTTGGTCAGGTTACCAGCTCAAACGTAAAGGCGCTGTTGAAAAAAGAGTTAAGTGTTGGTGGGTTAAATGGTGTCGTTTGGGCGCTAGTAATCGGTTGCATTGCCTCTTTCTGGTTTTCAGACCTTATGCTGGGCGTAGTTATCTGTTTAGCTATTCTATTGAACATCGTTGCGGCAGCTGCCGCAGGAGTGATAGTGCCTGTGGTATTGAATAAGTTTGATATAGATCCTGCGTTATCAGGTTCGGTGATCCTAACCACGGTGACCGACATTGTTGGATTTGTGGCTTTCTTGGGCTTAGGTTCGTTATTTTTATTGTAG